The following proteins are co-located in the Microscilla marina ATCC 23134 genome:
- the rny gene encoding ribonuclease Y yields MTIIYVIITAIISIPIGIGIDRTLLKKTLKIKEEESVDKSQLIIKQANLAADEVKQKAEGVLKEAESNKKDKILEAKEHFLKLKADFEDEANRKKNQIISNEQKIKQREQNVAKLMEQNKRKNGELDKIKESLMEQTEVIAEKRKEADKMLQSQVEQLEKIAGLTAEEAREQLMEALKSEAQSRASSQIRDILEEAKLTATKDAKKVVIETIQRTATEHAIENCVSIFHIDSDDIKGKIIGREGRNIRTLESATGVEIIVDDTPEAIIISGFDPVRREVARLSLQRLVQDGRIHPARIEEIVAKTTKNIEEEIIEIGERTVIDLGIHGLHPELIKLVGRMRFRSSYGQNLLQHSREVAKIASTMCAELGLNAKLAKRAGLLHDIGKVYPDESEIPHAILGMELAKKYKEHPEVCNAIGAHHDEIEMTSLISPIIQASDAISGSRPGARREVMESYIKRLKELESLALSFDGVNKCYAIQAGRELRVIVDAESVNDERASILSYDISQKIEKDMQYPGQIKITVIREMRAVSYAK; encoded by the coding sequence ATGACAATCATTTACGTAATCATTACGGCTATTATTTCTATACCAATTGGTATAGGAATAGATAGAACCTTGCTAAAAAAGACCCTGAAAATAAAAGAAGAAGAAAGTGTAGACAAGTCTCAACTCATTATTAAGCAAGCCAATCTTGCTGCTGATGAGGTCAAACAAAAAGCGGAAGGAGTGCTTAAAGAAGCCGAAAGCAACAAAAAAGATAAAATACTGGAAGCTAAAGAACACTTTTTGAAACTGAAAGCAGACTTTGAAGATGAGGCTAATCGCAAAAAGAATCAGATCATTAGCAATGAGCAAAAAATAAAGCAACGTGAACAAAACGTGGCAAAGCTCATGGAGCAAAACAAGCGTAAAAATGGGGAGCTTGACAAGATCAAGGAAAGTTTGATGGAACAAACGGAGGTGATTGCAGAAAAGCGCAAAGAAGCCGACAAAATGCTTCAGTCTCAGGTAGAACAACTGGAAAAGATTGCCGGGCTTACCGCCGAAGAAGCACGCGAACAATTGATGGAAGCCTTGAAAAGTGAGGCGCAAAGCAGGGCATCTTCTCAGATAAGAGATATTTTAGAGGAGGCTAAACTAACCGCCACCAAAGACGCCAAAAAGGTAGTAATTGAAACGATTCAGCGTACTGCCACTGAGCACGCTATAGAAAATTGTGTGTCTATTTTTCATATTGACAGCGACGATATCAAGGGTAAAATTATTGGGCGTGAAGGACGCAACATTCGCACGCTGGAGTCTGCCACTGGGGTAGAGATTATTGTAGATGATACGCCTGAGGCCATCATTATTTCGGGCTTTGACCCAGTACGCCGTGAGGTAGCGCGCTTGTCGCTGCAGCGTTTGGTACAAGATGGACGCATTCACCCGGCACGCATCGAAGAGATTGTAGCAAAGACTACTAAAAATATTGAAGAAGAAATTATTGAAATTGGCGAACGTACAGTCATTGACTTAGGTATTCACGGGTTGCACCCTGAACTTATCAAGTTGGTAGGGCGTATGCGTTTTCGTTCGTCTTATGGACAAAACCTATTACAACACTCGCGCGAGGTAGCAAAAATTGCTTCTACCATGTGTGCCGAGCTGGGCTTAAACGCCAAGCTTGCCAAGCGCGCTGGTTTGCTGCACGATATAGGCAAGGTATACCCCGATGAGTCGGAGATTCCTCACGCTATTTTGGGAATGGAGCTTGCCAAAAAATACAAAGAACATCCTGAGGTTTGTAATGCCATTGGTGCTCACCACGATGAGATTGAAATGACTTCATTGATTTCTCCTATCATTCAGGCATCTGATGCTATTTCGGGTTCTCGTCCAGGGGCACGTCGCGAGGTGATGGAGTCTTACATTAAACGTTTGAAAGAGCTTGAATCACTTGCTTTGTCGTTTGACGGGGTAAACAAGTGTTATGCGATTCAGGCAGGTAGAGAGCTACGCGT
- a CDS encoding cell division protein ZapA, whose protein sequence is MKQSLSIKLKLADRDYPMQTDSDTESRLRMAAKMINEKVKAYRKEFGIDNRQDLLAMVALDYAVESLTLNEESEDMDNLVTKKIDFWSSLIDSTLNSD, encoded by the coding sequence ATGAAGCAATCGCTTTCTATAAAACTTAAACTGGCAGATAGGGACTACCCCATGCAAACTGACAGTGACACAGAAAGTAGACTGCGCATGGCAGCTAAAATGATCAACGAAAAAGTAAAGGCATATCGCAAAGAGTTTGGCATTGACAATCGGCAAGACCTGCTGGCAATGGTAGCACTTGATTATGCAGTTGAGAGTTTAACGCTTAATGAAGAAAGCGAGGATATGGACAATTTGGTCACCAAAAAGATAGATTTTTGGAGTAGCCTCATAGACTCTACATTAAATTCCGATTAA